The Entomobacter blattae nucleotide sequence GGCGTAATCTGCAAGAATGGCTGCACCGTAATTGCCGTGGTCTTTTTATAAGGTGGGTTTATAAAGTAGGGCTTTTTATACAATCATCCTGTTAGGATAAGGATGCCGGAGGGGATAGGGTCGTGCCTGTCTTTCAGTTGGGCCCTATCTTTCAGTCTGGCCTGTCTTTCACATAGAGGAGGCCCAATAGAGGTCTCGTTTGAAGAAAAATAGGGTGTTAGAGAGGTATAGAGGGAGACATAGAAATTCCAAATTTTGTTGGGTTTTACGGGCTGTTATGAAGAAATCCTTTGAATTTTTTAGAGTATTCGCAATTTCTAGAGTCTTTGTAAGAGGGAGCATAAGGGATAAAGAGGACAGTGTTTGCTCGGAAGTCGAAAGAAAAAGAATGAGGAAGTCCCAAAAGCAGGTCCGTTACGATAGGCTGTTGTTAAGAGGGCCAAAAAATATGGAGAAGTTTCCTTATAAATTACGGCTCTTTTTTACATTGCGGCCCCTCCTTTACATTGCGGTATTGATAAGCGTTTTTCTCTAGTGTGGCTACGGGTATAGGCTGTTTTTTGGGATGAGTGTCTCTTCTCTCCTCATAGCCGTGGTGGACAATGTACACTGGAAACAATGCACACTGGAAAATGTACAACAGTAAAAAAAATATTTTTAGTTTTTTATACTTTTTTTAGGCGTTTTTCTGGTATAGTTTACTTATCAAGAAAAGTCATAATGTAAATAAAGTCCATCGTTGGTTTCCATAGTTGGTTTTTGGCACGGCCCCTCTCAAGGGCAGTAGTGCTATGGAGGCCGTAACACAAGGTAGTTTACCGTCATGCCACTGGGTGTTCCTTTTTCTCCCTCTTTCAAAGATAAAAACCGTACTGTGGGAAGCCTTCTTATCAGATCAGCGGAACGCAAGACACGGGCAGTGGTTTTACGTGGAGGGATAGCCTTGGGGGGGCTGGCGTTTCTGGCAGCCTGTGCCGATACAGCACCTGCACCATCGGGTATTCCTGCCGCTCAGGAGGCTGCTAATTACCGTGCTCGTGCCCGTTCCTATTATGCCCCTCCTGGCCCTCCTGAAGATCCGTGGGGGCCTTATATTGTAGAGGCATCCCAACGGTTTGATGTGCCAGAGGAGTGGATTCGTGCTGTCATCCAGCAGGAGTCTGGCGGCAGGCTTTACCATAATGGGGAACTTGTTACCTCGGGGCCTGGGGCCATGGGGCTGATGCAACTTATGCCCCCCACTTACGATGAAATGCGCGCCCAATATTCTTTAGGTGATGATCCTTATGACCCCCATAATAATATTATGGCAGGTACAGCTTATGTTCGCCAGATGTATGATATTTACGGCACCCCTGGGTTTTTGGCTGCCTATAATGGTGGCCCCGGCAGGTTGGATGATTTTTTGACGCATAACCGTGGGCTTCCCCGGGAAACACGGCGGTATGTGGCCAGTATTGGCCGGCAAATTGCGGGGATTTATCCTAAGAATCGCTCCCAGGCCGATTTAATGGTCAGCAGCCATGAAAGTGGTGTGCCTGTTGATGGGACGGCTTATGCCTCTGCAGCTGTTCCAGGCTCTCATATAGGCTCTCGGGCAAGCTATAGTACGGGCTCGGCCAGTTCTGTCAGGAATGCTTGGGCACAGCGGATGAATGGCAGCCAACCCGTGCAGATGGCTGCAGCGCCCGAAGATGCAGACGATGATGATGCCTCGACCAGAAGGGCCGCAAACAGTCAGGTCGCGTTTGCACCGCAACCTGCCTCTGATTCTTCCAGTTCGGGTATAGAAACCCCCGATCAGGTGAGCCAGGCTTGGGCACAAAGGGGATTTAGTCAGGTTGCACCGGTTCCGGCCTCTGCCGGGGTTTATAATACCAACACCTACCAACCAGACTCTTACGGGGACGCTGATGGAACATATCAAGCACCCCCCATTGCGGCTCCTACGCCTTATTCTTCGCTTACCCCTGTTTATACTCCCTATCAAACCCATAGCCGCAAAACGGCTTATACCGCACGCCAGGCGTCTACTGGCATGCATGTTCAACATGCTAGCTTGCACAAGCCGGCCCAGCCTTCTTCATTAACCTTTGCTGCTGCTCCCCATAGGGCAGCACAGTCAGGCAGTGGTATATGGGCTATTCAGGTGGGGGCTTTCAGTTCTGCCCAATTGGCTTCTAAGGCTGCAGGGTCAGCCCGTTCCCGCACAGGGGTTAAAGCTGTTGCGCAAACCCCCGCTGTAACAGCTCATGGGGGGCGGGTTTATCGGGCACGGTTAACGGGGCTTTCGCGTGAACAAGCCCAAAAAGCCTGTCAGACTTTAAGCCATTGTATGGTGATTGCCCCTGGTAAAAATCTGTAACTGCATTTAGGCTTTTTCATAAAGGGGAAAGTTTTTTCAGGCATGAGTAAAAAGTCAAAATGAGTAAAAAACCAGCTAAGATCTAGCTGGTTTTTTTGTGGAAAATAGAGGTTGGGCCTAGGGGAGCGGGGCAAGGCTCAGGTCTGCCCTGCCTACGGAGTAGTATTGTAGTCCAACCTCGATCATGGTTTTGGGATCAAAGATATTTCTCAGATCAATGATTATTTTCCCTCGCATGTGGGTTTTCAGGAATTCTGGTGGTAAGGCCCGGAATTCGTTCCACTCTGTTAATATCACCACAGCATCAGCCTGGGTCAGGGCTTCGGTAACGTTACTGCAATACCGAACCGTATGAGGAAGGAGAGGGCGGGCTGTTTCCATCCCTACGGGATCGAAAGCCTGGATATGTGCTCCTTCATCATCCAGGCGCTGGAGGATGGATAGGGAAGGGGCATCGCGCATATCATCTGTTTCGGGTTTGAACGTCAATCCTAAAATAGCTAGTGTTTTGTTTTTGACCGATCCCCCACAATGGGCAATAATGCGCGAAGCCATGTTGGTTTTTCGGGTTTCGTTAACCTTAATGGTGGCTTCTACCAAACGAGAGGGAGCCTGGTGCTCTTCAGCAATGTGCATGAGGGCCATCGTATCTTTTGGGAAGCAAGAACCGCCAAACCCAGGGC carries:
- a CDS encoding lytic transglycosylase domain-containing protein yields the protein MPLGVPFSPSFKDKNRTVGSLLIRSAERKTRAVVLRGGIALGGLAFLAACADTAPAPSGIPAAQEAANYRARARSYYAPPGPPEDPWGPYIVEASQRFDVPEEWIRAVIQQESGGRLYHNGELVTSGPGAMGLMQLMPPTYDEMRAQYSLGDDPYDPHNNIMAGTAYVRQMYDIYGTPGFLAAYNGGPGRLDDFLTHNRGLPRETRRYVASIGRQIAGIYPKNRSQADLMVSSHESGVPVDGTAYASAAVPGSHIGSRASYSTGSASSVRNAWAQRMNGSQPVQMAAAPEDADDDDASTRRAANSQVAFAPQPASDSSSSGIETPDQVSQAWAQRGFSQVAPVPASAGVYNTNTYQPDSYGDADGTYQAPPIAAPTPYSSLTPVYTPYQTHSRKTAYTARQASTGMHVQHASLHKPAQPSSLTFAAAPHRAAQSGSGIWAIQVGAFSSAQLASKAAGSARSRTGVKAVAQTPAVTAHGGRVYRARLTGLSREQAQKACQTLSHCMVIAPGKNL